A single Sorex araneus isolate mSorAra2 chromosome 8, mSorAra2.pri, whole genome shotgun sequence DNA region contains:
- the SPACA6 gene encoding sperm acrosome membrane-associated protein 6 encodes MALPASGPAVPLPLLALPGLGAPAWACLLCFTAYTERRRVCQFFLGTEGPELDKCEEAFLSAFEGLLDIEINYDERSHLHDAFTQMTHTLQEEAAAGESLEIAFRNAAEKMLMVIGQLKEVQACIPPCGLQEVARRFRCRGCYSALCDLPLDCPIQDQAVARGQQALFTCAVGFPLPGEEITYSWKFAGQLRTQDMTYFHDIPGGRGFVARIRPVQPEHRGTFSCVIAHDQNLLARLYFFLNVTGPPPRGETELQAVFREIQLWASRDAEMLEAWRPSLGELLAMPGALTPGNQRLLGAVAALAAATVTVLVW; translated from the exons ATGGCCCTGCCAGCCTCGGGCCCGGCTgtgcccctgcccctgctggcGCTGCCCGGCCTCGGGGCCCCGGCCTGGGCCTGCCTCCTCTGCTTCACAGCCTACACTGAGCGCCGGCGTGTCTGCCAGTTCTTCCTGGGCACGGAGGGGCCCGAGCTGGACAAGTGTGAGGAGGCATTCCTCTCTGCCTTTGAGGGTCTCCTGGACATCGAGATCA ACTACGATGAGCGGAGTCACCTCCACGATGCCTTCACCCAGATGACGCACACCCTGCAGGAGGAGGCTGCGGCCGGTG AGTCCTTGGAAATCGCCTTCAGAAATGCAGCGGAAAAAATGCTGATGGTCATTGGACAGCTGAAGGAAG TCCAGGCCTGCATCCCTCCCTGCG GACTGCAGGAGGTGGCCCGGCGGTTCCGCTGCCGCGGCTGCTACTCCGCCCTCTGCGACTTGCCCCTGGACTGTCCAA TTCAGGACCAGGCGGTGGCTCGGGGCCAGCAGGCTCTGTTCACCTGCGCCGTGGGCTTCCCGCTGCCCGGCGAAGAGATAACCTATTCCTGGAAGTTCGCCGGACAG CTTCGGACTCAGGACATGACGTACTTCCATGACATTCCCGGAGGCCGGGGATTCGTCGCTCGGATCCGGCCGGTGCAGCCCGAGCACCGCGGGACTTTCTCTTGCGTGATCGCGCACGACCAGAACCTCCTGGCACGACTCTACTTTTTTCTTAACG TGACGGGCCCGCCCCCGCGGGGGGAGACCGAGCTCCAGGCTGTTTTTCGAGAAATACAGCTCTGGGCATCGCGGGATGCAGAGATGCTGGAAGCCTGGAGGCCAAGCCTGGGCGAGCTGCTGGCCATGCCCGGGGCACTGACGCCTGGCAACCAGCGCCTGCTGGGTGCCGTGGCCGCCTTAGCTGCAGCGACTGTGACCGTACTGGTATGGTGA